A genomic window from Halorubrum trapanicum includes:
- the eis gene encoding enhanced intracellular survival protein Eis, protein MEYRPFPDERGDEFDAFMRYAFSPTEGPYNPEAADDHDTIADRRGLFDGGDPVVACAHHYFSLRIRDADREVAGLSAVASPPEHRRRGNVGRMLRESLAEYRERGVFVSTLWPFEYPFYANYGWATASRYRRLTAPPAQLGFVDDLIATDGDDAGRFRRLGEEDYSAVTPVLAAMADRYDLTMDWTEEWWRERTLQGWKTDPFVYGWERDGELRAVCAYSFAEPDDADGPVLRVTDVAVADDEAWFQLLRFFRNHDSQVDEVRIRAPPDAPLLDLVDDPRAVDCEVRTGPMVRLVDVAAALEALSPDPAVEAAFSLSVVDPLAEWNDRTFRVEVADGAVAVEPADGAERAGGESGSEVGDADAAVEIGALSQLYVGYRSVDEVIRGDGLAVDDADRGDGLAAGLRALFPPRTTHLREGF, encoded by the coding sequence ACCGACCGTTCCCCGACGAGCGCGGCGACGAGTTCGACGCGTTCATGCGGTACGCCTTCTCCCCGACAGAGGGCCCGTACAACCCCGAGGCGGCCGACGACCACGACACCATCGCCGACAGGCGGGGGCTGTTCGACGGCGGCGACCCGGTCGTGGCCTGCGCGCACCACTACTTCTCGCTGCGGATCCGCGACGCGGACCGCGAGGTCGCCGGGCTCTCCGCGGTCGCGTCCCCGCCGGAACACCGCCGACGCGGGAACGTCGGCCGGATGCTTCGGGAGTCGCTGGCTGAGTACCGCGAGCGCGGCGTGTTCGTCTCGACGCTGTGGCCCTTCGAGTACCCATTCTACGCGAACTACGGCTGGGCGACCGCGAGCCGATACCGCCGCCTGACCGCGCCGCCGGCCCAGCTGGGGTTCGTCGACGACCTGATCGCGACCGACGGCGACGACGCAGGGCGCTTCCGCCGGCTCGGCGAGGAGGACTACTCGGCGGTGACGCCCGTCCTCGCGGCGATGGCCGACCGCTACGACCTGACGATGGACTGGACCGAGGAGTGGTGGCGCGAGCGGACCCTCCAAGGGTGGAAGACCGACCCGTTCGTCTACGGCTGGGAGCGCGACGGCGAGCTCCGGGCCGTCTGCGCGTACAGCTTCGCGGAGCCGGACGACGCGGACGGACCGGTCCTGCGCGTCACCGACGTCGCCGTCGCGGACGACGAGGCGTGGTTCCAGCTGCTGCGCTTCTTCCGCAACCACGACTCGCAGGTCGACGAGGTCCGGATCCGCGCCCCGCCGGACGCGCCCCTGCTCGACCTCGTCGACGACCCGCGCGCCGTCGACTGCGAGGTCCGCACCGGCCCGATGGTCCGCCTCGTCGACGTCGCGGCCGCGCTCGAAGCGCTCTCCCCCGACCCGGCGGTCGAGGCCGCGTTCTCGCTTTCGGTCGTCGACCCCCTCGCGGAGTGGAACGACCGGACGTTCCGAGTCGAGGTCGCGGACGGTGCGGTAGCGGTCGAGCCGGCCGACGGTGCCGAGAGAGCGGGCGGCGAGAGCGGTTCCGAGGTCGGTGACGCGGACGCCGCGGTCGAGATTGGCGCTCTCTCGCAGCTGTACGTCGGGTACCGGTCGGTCGACGAGGTGATTCGAGGCGACGGCCTCGCCGTCGACGACGCGGACCGGGGCGACGGCCTCGCGGCCGGCCTCCGCGCGCTGTTCCCGCCGCGGACGACGCACCTGCGCGAGGGGTTCTGA